In Dioscorea cayenensis subsp. rotundata cultivar TDr96_F1 unplaced genomic scaffold, TDr96_F1_v2_PseudoChromosome.rev07_lg8_w22 25.fasta BLBR01001260.1, whole genome shotgun sequence, a single genomic region encodes these proteins:
- the LOC120255975 gene encoding LOW QUALITY PROTEIN: ABC transporter C family member 13 (The sequence of the model RefSeq protein was modified relative to this genomic sequence to represent the inferred CDS: deleted 1 base in 1 codon) — translation MGSICSKVLDGNGFSFCFEDMVFGFGGNVVTVGLLIVLWVTQRNASRSTVRSLRLGLLEKVLLNILLALGTILSFYEMLTLVGKSMPDYHEWFYRSSQLASWISIMLVSKFSCWFPLLCNPFFCCWWIVKPITGIPRLYTAFSSLKTITCFKESSSVTAEILFTLFINITRIAKAPTEESKYDLLEGPLLSYDTKEEHHVSDLVTRAAQYWHMLTFQFVNPMMSLGVTKQLDLEDLVSLPLDLMPSPCHDTFLRCWVAEEHKNQSKSLLFRVICKAYGWPYLRLGLLKVLNDSLSFLSPLLLNRLIKFLQQGSGNIDGYTLAILMGLVSTIKSFLDTQYTFHLSKLKLKLRSSIMTIIYHKCLYTSLAARSKFSNGEVQTFMSVDADRTINMCNSFHDMWSLPLQIGVALCLLYTQVNYAFLSGFALTVLLIPVNKWISTKIASATQEMMKHKDERVRSVGEILTYVRTLKMYNWENMFTDRIMERRTKEVKQLSTRKYLDAWCVFFWATTPTLFSLFTFGVFTLMGHPLDAATVFTCVALFNTLISPLNSFPWVINGLIDAIISAGRLSKFLTCPEIDSDSGHIFETNLQTSGSLQPPCEDNADTDSSAAVVFHDLFSVWSSGNEDGEQNAVLNGITLNLPKGLFIAIVGEVGSGKSSLLNSILGEMCRIHGSVHSHGSIAYVPQVPWILSGSVRDNILFGEAFDARRYREVLHSCGLDVDISRMVGGDLAYIGEKGINLSGGQRARIALARAVYHESDVYLLDDVLSAVDSQVACWILEKTMLSSLMNQKTRALCTHNLQAISAADVVVVLDKGHVKWAGSSADFLLSPYSTISTIRDSKLASPQKLGKEISINDPGESDVLWEDDILSTAVEEEDASVLELRKEGRVELSVYKSYARFSGWHIVIVTCVSAAFMQSSRNGNDLWLSHWVDAAGETESITFYLVGLCIFGIVNSLLTLVRAFSFAYGGLHAAVQVHTELLSKIVDAPVHFFDQNPSGRILNRLSSDLYMIDDSLPFILNILLANFFSLLGIVVVLSYAQILFLLLLLPLWYLFSKLQYYYRSTSRELRRLDSVSRSPIYSSFTETLDGSSTIRAFKAEELFMGRFIEHMTRYQRTSYSEISASLWLSLRLQLLAAVVISFIAVMAIIGRQSDFILTFGTPGLVGLALSYAAPVVSLLSSFLTSFAETEKEMVSVERVLQYMDIPQEEHAGSQSPPPGWPLEGRIEFDHVTLRYMPSLPPALNEVSFNIEPGMQVGIVGRTGAGKSSVINALFRLSPICNGWILVDGLNVANVAVGDLRRAFAVVPQSPFLFEGSLRDNLDPCGKSDDCKIWEILEKCHLKTLLESAGGLDTHVKENGITFSVGQRQLICLARALIKSSKILCLDECTASVDTKTASILQKTISSVCKGMTVLTIAHRISIVLNMDNVLVLEHGILVEQGNPQELVKDPNSMFASFARASTM, via the exons ATGGGTTCCATCTGCTCCAAG GTTTTGGATGGAAATGGCTTCTCCTTTTGCTTTGAGGACAT GGTATTTGGTTTTGGAGGGAATGTGGTGACTGTAGGTTTGCTTATTGTTCTTTGGGTGACTCAGAGGAATGCTTCAAGAAGTACTGTGAGG AGTCTGAGGTTGGGCCTCTTGGAGAAGGTGCTGTTGAATATTCTGCTTGCTCTTGGAACAATTCTTTCTTTCTATGAGATGCTTACTCTTGTGGGGAAAAGCATGCCTGATTATCATGAATGGTTTTATAGATCTTCTCAGCTGGCCTCATGG ATTAGCATTATGCTCGTGTCAAAGTTCTCATGTTGGTTTCCTCTATTATGCAATCCATTTTTCTGCTGTTGGTGGATTGTGAAACCTATCACGGGGATTCCTCGTTTATACACCGCCTTTTCTTCATTGAAG ACAATAACCTGTTTTAAGGAGAGTTCATCGGTGACTGCTGAAATATTGTTTACTTTGTTCATCAACATAACCAGAATAGCAAAGGCCCCTACTGAAGAAAG CAAATATGATTTACTTGAAGGCCCACTCCTCTCTTATGATACCAAAGAGGAGCATCACGTTTCTGATCTG GTGACCAGAGCTGCACAATACTGGCACATGTTAACTTTCCAATTTGTCAATCCAATGATGAGCCTTGGTGTGACAAAGCAACTTGACCTTGAAGATTTAGTTTCATTACCATTGGATCTCATGCCATCTCCTTGTCATGATACATTTTTAAGATGTTGGGTAGCTGAAGAACATAAAAATCAGTCGAAATCATTATTGTTTAGAGTAATTTGTAAAGCATATGGTTGGCCTTACTTGCGTCTTGGTTTACTCAAG GTATTAAATGATAGCCTAAGTTTTCTGAGCCCACTGCTTCTGAATAGGCTCATCAAGTTTCTTCAGCAAG GATCTGGGAATATTGATGGCTATACTCTGGCTATTTTGATGGGTCTTGTGTCAACCATCAA GTCCTTTCTTGATACACAGTACACTTTCCATCTTTCAAAACTCAAGTTAAAGCTGAGGTCAAGCATTATGACTATCATTTATCACAAG TGCTTGTACACTTCTCTAGCTGCTCGTTCAAAATTTTCCAATGGAGAAGTTCAAACATTCATGTCAGTTGATGCAGATCGAACTATTAACATGTGTAACAGCTTTCATGACATGTGGAG cTTGCCTTTGCAGATTGGAGTAGCACTATGTCTTTTATACACACAAGTCaattatgcttttctttctgGATTTGCTCTTACTGTTTTGCTTATACCAG TAAATAAATGGATATCTACAAAAATAGCAAGTGCAACACAGGAAATGATGAAGCATAAGGATGAAAG GGTCAGAAGTGTTGGAGAAATTTTGACTTATGTCCGAACTTTGAAAATGTATAACTGGGAGAATATGTTCACTGATCGCATAATGGAGAGGAGAACAAAGGAAGTGAAGCAACTTTCA acTCGGAAATATTTGGATGCTTGGTGTGTATTTTTCTGGGCAACAACACCAacccttttctctcttttcactTTTGGTGTTTTCACGTTAATGGGCCATCCACTAGATGCTGCTACG GTTTTCACATGTGTTGCGCTGTTTAATACGTTAATCTCTCCATTAAATTCTTTTCCATGGGTCATAAATGGTCTGATTGAT GCCATAATCTCGGCTGGGAGATTGAGCAAATTCTTAACCTGTCCTGAAATTGACTCTGATTCTGGCCATATTTTTGAGACAAATTTACAAACATCTGGTTCTCTGCAGCCTCCTTGTGAAGACAATGCTGACACTGATAGTTCTGCTGCTGTTGtctttcatgatttatttagtGTCTGGTCAAGTGGCAATGAAGATGGTGAGCAAAATGCAGTACTGAATGGCATTACACTCAACCTGCCAAAGGGTTTGTTCATTGCCATTGTTGGGGAG GTTGGCTCTGGTAAGTCATCATTGTTAAATTCAATTCTTGGAGAAATGTGCCGTATTCATGGGTCTGTACATTCTCATGGGTCAATTGCATATGTACCACAG GTACCTTGGATTTTGTCAGGATCAGTACgtgataatattttgtttggagAGGCATTTGATGCTAGAAG ATATAGAGAAGTATTGCATTCATGCGGCCTTGATGTTGATATTTCTCGAATGGTTGGAGGTGATCTAGCATATATTGGGGAGAAGGGCATTAATTTATCTGGAGGACAGAGAGCACGTATTGCGTTGGCAAG GGCTGTCTATCATGAGTCTGATGTATACTTGCTTGATGATGTCTTGAGTGCGGTTGATTCTCAAGTTGCTTGCTGGATTCTGGAAAAAACAATGCTGAGTTCTTTGATGAACCAGAAGACAAGGGCCTTATGCACGCATAATCTCCAG GCGATTTCAGCTGCGGATGTTGTAGTAGTCTTGGATAAAGGCCATGTCAAGTGGGCCGGGTCTTCTGCAGATTTTCTGCTGTCACCTTACTCCACAATTTCTACAATTAGAGATTCAAAGCTTGCATCACCACAGAAGCTAGGAAAGGAAATCAGCATAAATGATCCTGGTGAGTCTGATGTGCTATGGGAGGACGATATTTTAAGCACGGCTGTAGAAGAAGAGGATGCATCTGTGTTGGAATTGAGAAAGGAGGGCAGAGTTGAGCTGAGTGTATATAA AAGCTATGCAAGATTTAGTGGCTGGCATATTGTTATTGTGACATGCGTATCAGCAGCTTTTATGCAATCTTCTAGGAATGGGAATGATCTTTGGTTGTCTCATTGGGTTGATGCTGCTGGTGAGACTGAGAGCATTACATTCTATCTG GTTGGGCTCTGCATATTTGGTATTGTGAACTCTCTTTTAACGTTGGTGCGGGCATTCTCATTTGCATATGGTGGTTTGCATGCTGCAGTCCAAGTCCACACTGAGCTCCTGAGCAAAATTGTTGATGCACCTGTACATTTTTTTGATCAAAATCCAAGCGGCCGAATACTAAACAG ATTGTCTTCAGACCTCTACATGATTGATGATTCTCTTCCATTTATTCTCAACATTCTTTTGGCTAATTTTTTTAGTCTCTTGGGCATTGTGGTGGTTTTGTCCTATGCTCAG ATCCTCTTCTTGCTTTTACTATTGCCACTGTGGTATCTTTTCAGCAAACTGCAG TACTACTACAGGTCTACTTCACGAGAACTGAGAAGACTTGACAGTGTTTCTCGCTCTCCTATATACTCATCTTTCACCGAGACATTGGATGGGTCTTCTACTATAAGAGCATTTAAGGCAGAG GAACTGTTCATGGGAAGATTCATTGAGCATATGACAAGATACCAGAGAACATCCTACTCAGAGATATCAGCAAGTTTATGGCTTTCATTGCGCCTTCAA CTGCTTGCAGCTGTTGTTATTTCTTTCATTGCTGTGATGGCAATCATTGGGAGACAAAGTGATTTTATTCTGACCTTTGGTACACCTGGACTT GTGGGCTTGGCCTTGTCATATGCAGCACCAGTCGTGTCTTTATTGAGCAGCTTCCTTACTAGTTTTGCagaaacagaaaaagaaatggTCTCCGTTGAAAGAGTGCTCCAG TACATGGATATTCCTCAAGAAGAACATGCGGGCTCACAATCTCCGCCTCCTGGATGGCCACTGGAAGGACGAATTGAATTTGATCATGTTACTCTTAGATACATGCCATCACTGCCACCTGCTTTAAATGAAGTTTCATTCAATATTGAACCTGGCATGCAG GTGGGGATTGTTGGAAGAACTGGTGCTGGAAAATCCAGTGTGATAAATGCTCTTTTTCGCCTCAGC CCCATTTGCAACGGGTGGATTTTAGTTGATGGCCTTAATGTTGCTAATGTTGCTGTTGGTGATCTTCGTCGTGCTTTTGCTGTAGTTCCTCAAAGTCCCTTCTTGTTTGAAGGCTCCTTAAG GGACAATCTAGATCCATGTGGTAAGTCTGATGACTGCAAAATCTGGGAGATACTTGAGAAATGCCATTTGAAAACATTATTAGAATCTGCTGGTGGGCTTGATACACATGTAAAAGAAAATGGTATAACCTTTTCTGTTGGCCAAAGGCAGCTTATCTGCCTTGCACGGGCACTTATTAAGTCTTCAAAG ATTCTTTGTCTGGATGAATGCACTGCCAGTGTTGACACAAAGACAGCATCCATATTGCAGAAAACTATTTCAAGTGTGTGCAAAGGCATGACAGTGCTCACAATAGCACATCGAATTTCTATAGTGCTGAACATGGACAATGTTCTGGTTCTAGAGCATGGGATCCTG GTCGAACAAGGGAACCCACAGGAACTTGTAAAAGACCCTAACTCCATGTTTGCAAGCTTCGCTCGAGCATCCACAATGTGA